The genomic DNA CTTCCCCTTACGCTTGAATCCTCTCATCTGTATCCTCCTTCCCTCAATGCGGCTCCTTCCTGCTCGTCCTTAACACCGACACTGTGTTCATTCCTCCAATCCTGTCCAGCAGGCCAAATGAGGAACTTGTGtcgcacgcacatacacacatgtgagctcactcacacccacactcacacacacacacacactctctctcacacacacacacacacacacacacacacacaaagttacaTCGTCACTGCTTTGTATCACCCTTTAACTACTCCAGGTTACAGGTTAGAGAGATGGAAGTTGTGTGCATattgagtgtatgtgtgtgtgtgcgtgtgttcagTCTGGTCCACAGGTGTCTGTgggcatgtgtgtttgtctgtcagtTGGTCTCGTAGGAGGAAAGCAGCGCGGCGTCCACAGGCTCCATGCAGGAGGGGCAGGTGAAGGATCTCATCAGCCAGTCGTCTATACAGTCCATGTGGTAGATGTGCATGCAGGGCAGGAACCGGATTGGGTCCCCATACACAAAGTCCATCATACAGATGACACACCTGTGAAGGTGAACACAGACACTCACTATATCCAtcaacttaacaacaaactttttttttagaaaaaagaagCCTGAAAAGGCAGGAAATGCTGGACCTTACAAACATGATTTTCCGAGTCTACATAGACTTAAAGCAAAATTGTATAACCATCATGTGCAGGGATTTACACTTCCACTACAACAGGGCTACATGCATGAAGGTGTGTCTTTGACAAATGATGGCCTTGTCTTGTGTAGTTGTCAAAGGAGCAGCTGTTAATACTCTGCCTCCCCACATTACtatcaaagagcagcagttaACAAAGCTTGATTGATTTGGGGAACCACATATTTACATTCCTATAAATTCCTTACAATAAAAGTAGTTTATACTCCATTAGTTATTtatctaaaatgttttattatacaGCAGCAAGATCATTAAAATGTTGGATTTTTACCGACAGTAAATTAACATTTCTGAGACAGGTGAAAGAGATCACAATGAGGGTGTtgcaacagtaaaatacagcagatatcTGAGAGTACCAAAAGGGACACTAGAGAGAAACTAAACTTCAAACCACAAAAAATCAGTAAGAAGCCACAAAAAAGGGACGCAGAGGGTGCAGACATTGGCCCGACTGTGAAGAAGGTCCATCCTGGGCATGGACATGGCCAAAAGGTGCCAGTTGAAAAGCCCCTTTTTTATCCTCAAGGGAACTGAAAACGGTGAATGGTGCCTTTGTCATACCCACTCTGTGCCCGGAACACCTGTGAGTACACTATGTAACTTGTGTGAGCGGTTACAATCTCCCACAAGAAGTGAGTAATGCTTTGAAGCACAATTGTACACTCTACCGACTATGTTGGTGAAACTGTATTATATTTCATGCGGAAACCGCTTTCTGGTTATTGGTCtgatgtcctccagctgctctgcctcaactctCAACTCAAGTGATTTACTGAGTTACCTGTCGAACAGATAGCCTTACTTGTTGCTAAATAaattgctaactgctgctaactttgGCTGGCGAGCTCAGAAACTATGTCATCAATTATATTTTAATCCTGCTTTTAGATAGTGCATTTAGAAAATTCTAGTTAGAGTATTTTTGCAGACCTATAAACAACCCACTTATGCCCAGACTATTGCTCTAAAAAAAGATGACTTCTACTGCAGGGCTTTCTACTCACTCTCTGATCTTCTTCTCAGAGCCATCCCGTCCTGGGTCGTACACGCCCTTCGGGAGGTGCTGGATGAGTCCGATGCGCTGCGCAATGCggacctgctcctcctctgtcagctggGTGGCCAGTCGGGCTTGGCTGGGTGTCGGGTGGTAGACAGGCACATGGATCTGCTCCTGAAGATTGACAGAGAGGagatgacattaaaaaaaaaacagctgtctttTGAATTGAGcctgtaaaataaaattagtaTGTAGGTGTTTACAAAGAAATACTCATAACTTACAGTATACATAGGTTGGCCCCCCAAGATAAGCGTGACCAATTCGGAGAATTGTGAAACACAGTTACCATCTTCACTTCTGTTCCTAAGCTActgacctttttattttattttcactgaacCTTTATTTTAGCAGGAAAATCCCCATTGAGATTGAGAATCTCTTTTACAAGGCACTTCGTGCCAAGACAGCGGCATAAAAAGTTTCACACAAAAGGATCAAAGCAACaacttaaaacaaacaatataaacattttcacattaaaaaaacaagcgaCTGACTTAAACCTTGACCTTTGAGCACCAAAATCTAATCAGCTCATCCTTGGCtcaaagttcaacattttctATGAAATTAGAAGAAATTCCCTCAGGGCATTCCTGAGAATATTGCATTCACAAGAATGTGACGGAAAAACAATCCACCCATGGCTATGGCTGACATGCGGATATAAAAAAAGAGCAAGCTGGAGGTTGGATGTCTGGTTTGTGGCAAAAAGGGCAAGATGACCTTGAACATACACAGACTAGTATTCTGAGACAGGCTTAGTGAATCTCTCTCCAATATCAAAAGCAGAAGTTACTGTTATTGTTATCACTTTCAGTGGAAGAGAAACCGGGTCTAGCAGCTTATGAATCATTAATTTGACTAGGGCCCAAACATGTTCAATTTAGTGAGAAATAGGCATTGATTTGAATACTGTAATCAATTAATCACCACCCGTCAATATAATACTGGCAATCATAAGTATGTAATTCCCTTGCTACATAATGAAAGCACTCAGTTGACTGGAAGAGTTCTTAATTTAGCACACAGTcttatgtaaatatgtaattaTCCCTCTCATACCGAAAGGCCCACggcacacaaacattcacactaACTATTGTCAATAACTGATGTAATCAATGATTAATTTCTAGCCAACAGTATTTATGTGTGCCATGTTGTGGGATTATGATCACAGTCAGTAGATGGTAGTGTTTCCCTAAATCTTGTCCAAACAGCCGCTGCAGCAGAAAGCTGCTGAACTTTCATGGTTGGTGTCATACAGGCCTGATTTATGAAACGGGATTAATCAAATAATTTCACTTGACTTTGATTCAAGTattttcaagtaaaatgaaagaattttattgaaaacattcagaGGGAGCCAGGCTCTGGGAGTCAACCGTCAACTACTGTAACTATGAAGTCATTACAGACTGCTCAGAGCAGGAAACAACTAGTCTTTCAactttcctcttcattttcagCGGTCCAACCATAACTACACATGGAGAGTTGAtgctctcctgcagcagacTTTAAAGCAGCACAAAACTCTTTGTTGCTCTACACTTTGTTCAACAGGAGTGAACCAACTGAAACTGGCCAAGAACAGTGCCTTGTTGGGGATCTTTATTATGTCTGTACGTAATGTTTACATATTGGTGCACAAAACCACATGAGTCGAAGTTTAGAGAGCACTGAAAGTATGTAGGTTTCCATCTTAGATCATAATGAGAATGAACAGAAAGAGTCATAATAATACCACACCTCAAATCTAAGCCGTATATTACACTGGAAGTATTTACCCCTAgatattttgaaaaacagatACATTCTAAATGACTTGTTGGCCATGTGCATGCCTAACACCCTACCATTCCCAAATAAttgcacaaacagaaaaaactgaaatacaacaaacaaacagaaatagaaaagtgATATAATACAAATAGAGCTGAAGCATTTAGGCGGAAAAGTAACTAtttcaacattaacattattGTTCAAGTCATTTCTGACTGTTCTAAACTGTTCCAGTTTTTCAAaagtgaggatttgctgcttttctctatCTTTTGTGACAGCAATTTGATATTTACATCGAGAAAAGCAGGAATCAAGAAAATGATCtccaacaacaaacagcaaGAGCATCAAAGCAGCACCAACGTGCTTTAATTTCCTGCAAGAACTGGATGATCAAGTTTTCCAAGAACTGGCCGTGGTAAGACAGATTGATTGACTCACTGTTGTCTGTTCTGATCGCCGGTCCACAAGAAATAGCAAGAATATCATATACATTTGGGGGAACGCGAGTATGCATCCATTTCTCTTCTCAGTCTTGTGTAATACCACCGTCTCTAAATGTCTTTAACTTTCTATTCACTGTCCTCTCTCACTCTGCGGTCTATGACTTCCTCCCTGTATCCTGGTGCATTCTCAGTCATTACAATCTCTTGTGGTGTGACTCACAGTTCCTCCTCTACCTCACTAAGCACATACTTTTCAGCCCACTTGCTCCTACAAAGGCCCGTCCTTCATGTCAGGCAACTGGAAGGATCCAACAGCCAGGTCATGGATTAGGCTAAGTCCGCTCTAATGCCATTAAGTGAGCTCCTTCATTTACCACCTGTATATCCACAGAGATAACCTTTTGACACAAAACACCAAGTACTTGAATGAATGCAGCTGGAAACCAGACAGGCCATAGCAGTATAGCAACACATCTGTACCCTCTAATAAACACCATGTTTAATAACCGCCATTAATGATGTACCTGCACAAAAATGCATCTAAAATAATGACTAAAGCTTTGTGTCCTCGTTTTCATGATCGTGTTTTCATTAGAGGGTCATCACCTGAACATAACCGCTGTTCTACAGAGGGAGAGGGTCTGCCATGTTGCACTCCATGTTTCAACAGTAGCCCAGAGCGGACAAACCAGCACTGGTTCTATTGAGGACCTCTCCATGTTGCCTGTTTTTTTAGCATCCTCCACAGGGGAAATTACCTATCACGGGAAGCTCTTCTATTGTATGATGTCTTCTGTGACCCTGAGGAAGCTTTCcaaagcctgaaaaaaaaaaacctgatgatgtcatcagggacATCCCAGGCTAGATCCAGGAACAGAGAGCATGCGTTACAAACTGTGGCATTCAAAAGATGTGCGTAATAACCAGATATGTACAATAAAAGTTGACGATCCAGTGTATTTGGAGCTGGTCCCATTCTAGGGTCGAAGAGTCAAGATATCTCTGCATTGGCTGCTTCAATTTGgaccattctgtctctcatatattctgtcccagctattTAGGGAATATGCAACTGAATTGCCGACCAAAAGCAGATCCCTGCCATTGTTTTGAACAAAGAGTCCAGGTCAGCATCATCTGGCAATTAAGTTTACCCTGGAACAACTTTCCTGCAACCTATCCCACAACCTGGCCAGTCAAGTACAGTGCACACTCCTGGTGAATTACTTTGTAAAGAGCAGACACCATTTCTGTTGATTAGCTTGCAATTAAGGCTACACAATTAATCGCAATATTAACAAAATTGCAACATGGCCAAGGTCAATAGTGGTAGTTGTAGCTGACTGGTACGGACATGTAACATCGACACTTTTAAACCTGGCAAAGGGATGTTCTGGACACGTGTCCGACAGGGCCATACCTGTCGCGATGTTTCCCTGTGGATTTCATCATATGCCAATTCCGTAGCCATGGCCCGACTCTAGTAGGCTTGTAATCAAAAGCTTCATTGCTATATCGTTTTATGATGATATGGCACAAAATTTGTTCCTGGTTTTAACGGCTGAATTACAGTACAGTGATGTCATTATCTGAACCTACTACTGCTCTACGTGTTCAAATACTTGCCTTTAACATCATATCAGCATTACTGATGATTTTTTAGCAAAAATCTTATTGTGCTAATATTTTGTATGGACAGTCATCCTTGAAATACAGTCTCAATATCACTATCAAGCCTTTAGGTAACAAAATACTGGAATATGTGACTAAGATTaagaagtgcttttgaggagatttgaGGAGATTGAGGACAATAATATCGCAAAgtattgcaatattattttaGGGCAATATCGCACAGCTCTACATAACGacacattattttttactttagcACGCACGATGGAAAcgaaacacttttaaaaacttaaaagttATTCTCATTTAATTCttgaaaagtaaaacagaaaagagatgTCTGTGCTACGTAGCAGTCAGCCTCTCGGCAACACAGCATTTTAAGCCATGAGTCAGCATAACTTCAGTAGATGAGGctgtctgctgctcctctgacagCCTCTCCTTTCGCTCATCTcaaaaacagacagcagcaggaataaAAAGCTATGGACAGGGCCTCACAGGGGGGCAGCAGCTGTgctctgtgtgagtgtttaaCTGTGCAGTGGTCAGCAGTGTAATTGTTGTCATATGCCTTGCCCTTCCTTCATACATGGCATGTCAGCTGGGCTGTGACAACTGTCCATTGTGTGACCTCAGGTTGACCAGAAGGACAGCGGTCATAGAGATGGAGAGGGGGACACAGGGAGTAGGCGAGGCGAAAGTGGGACTGGGGGGGAGGTAGCAAAGTGCAGAGCCTGGTTTTCTCTGCCAAGCACACTGCAGGCTGCCAAAATTGTCCGCCTGCCAGGTCC from Sparus aurata chromosome 11, fSpaAur1.1, whole genome shotgun sequence includes the following:
- the rnf11b gene encoding RING finger protein 11b → MGNCLKSPTSDDISLLHESQSDRASYGDGADPDQEPPPPYQEQIHVPVYHPTPSQARLATQLTEEEQVRIAQRIGLIQHLPKGVYDPGRDGSEKKIRECVICMMDFVYGDPIRFLPCMHIYHMDCIDDWLMRSFTCPSCMEPVDAALLSSYETN